The region CGGCCTATGCCGCTCGCGGCGCCCGTGATGACGGCGACCTTTCCTTCGAGACGTCCTGGCATCTCTAGCCCTCCTCCGTAGCGACGAAGACGTTCTTGACCTCCGTGTAGTGCTCCAGCGCGTGAGGGCCGAGCTCGCGCCCGACCCCCGACTGCTTGAACCCCCCGAACGGGGTGGACACCCGCACGGAGGTGTTGGAGTTGATCGAGAGCGTGCCCGTCTCCACCCTTCTCGCCACGCGGAGAGCCCTGGCCACATCCCGGGTCCAGACGGAGCCGGAGAGGCCGTATATCGTATCGTTTGCCAGCCGCACGGCCTCCTCCTCATCCTCGAACGGGATCACGGCGGCCACGGGACCGAAGATCTCCTCTCGCGCCACCCTGTCTTTGTTGGATACGGGCGCCAGCACCGTGGGCGGGTACCAGAACCCCTTGCCGTCCGGCGCCTCGCCCCTTATGGCGACGGGGGCTTCCTCCGTGACGTAGGAAGCAACCTTCTCGCGGTGAGAGGCCGAGATCAGCGGCCCCATCTGGGTGGTCTCGTCCTGCGGGTCTCCCACCCTGAGCTCCTTGACGGCCGGCTCGAGCAGAGACATGAACCTCTCGAACGCTCCTCTCTCGACCAGTATGCGGGAGCGGGCGCAGCAGTCCTGCCCGGCGTTGTCGAAGACCGCAAGGGGGGCCGCGGCGGCGGCCTTCTCCAGATCCGCATCGGCGAAGACGATGCTCGCGGACTTGCCGCCGAGCTCCAGGGTAACGCGCTTTACGGTGCCCGCGGCACCGGCCATTATCTTCCTCCCCACCTCCGTGGAGCCGGTAAAGGCGATCTTGGCCACCTCAGGATGCTCGACCAGGCGCTTTCCGACGATCTCGCCGGGACCCACGACCACGTTGAGAACCCCCTCCGGAATCCCCGCCTCCCCGGCGATGCGCTCCAGCTTCAACGCCGTCAGGGGCGTGAGCTCCGCTGGCTTGAGAACCACGGTGTTGCCCGCCGCCAGGGCCGGGGCCACCTTCCAGCTAGTTATCTGCAGCGGAAAGTTCCAGGGAACGATGAGCCCCACGACCCCGAGCGGTTCCCGGAAGGTCATGTCCACCCCCCCGGCGACGGGGATGGTCTCACCCAGCAAGCGCTCCGGCGCCCCGGCGTAGTAGGCGAACGTGTCCACCACCATCTTCATCTCGGCCCGGGCCGCGGATAACGGCTTGCCGACGTTAAGGGACTCGGTGCGGGCGAGGTCCTCCCGCTCCGCGTCCAGCGCCTCCGCAAGCCTGCCCAGCAGCCGCGCGCGCTCTGCGGGAGGGACATCCCTCCACCCGGGGAAGGCCCTCTTCGCGCGGTCCACGGCGGCGTCCACCTCACTGGAGGAGGCTGGCTCCAGACGCTTCAGCACCTCTTCGGTGGCTGGGTTAACTACCTCTATCAACCAGATGCACCTCCTCCACGAGCGCCCTGATCAGGCGGCTCTCCCTGTCTTCCTCCGGATGCCAGAGAACACCCAGCACAAACCTCTTTCCCGGCATCTCTATGGCCTCTACGGTGCCGTCCGCCGCCCATCCCGTGGGGACAAACCCCTCCCCCACGTCCCGGATGCCCTGGTGGTGGTGGGACTTGGCGCCGATCCGCTCGCCCCCGCAGGCCCGGGCCGCCAGAGATCCCGGCTTCAGGCTTACTTCGTGCTCGGAGAACTTGCCGGGCACGCGCCGGTGGTCCTCGTGCCCGACCACCTCCGGCAGATGCTGCTCCAGGCTGCCGCCGAAGGCCACGTTGAGTATCTGCATCCCGCGGCAGATACCGAGGACGGGCAGGTCTCTCTCGACGGCCGCCCTGGCTAGCAAGATCTCGTATGCATCGCGGCCGGGCTGGACGGGCCCGGTTCTGGGGTGAGGTCTCTGGCCGTATCTGGCGGGGTCTACGTCTCCGGCCCCCCCCGTGAGCACGAGCGCGTCGATCAGGCCGAGAACATCCTCAGGTCTTTCTGCGTCCTCGGGGTCCGGTGGCAGCAGCAGCGCCCTTCCCCCGGCCTCGCTCACCGCCCTCACGTAACCGATGGGAGAGAGCGCCGCCTCCACCTCCTTCCAGGCTCCGTAGCTGATACGCTCCACGGCCGCCGTTATGCCGACCCTGGGCCTCATAGCCTCTCGAAGTTTCGGTAGCGTTCCCAGTCGGTGACGGCGGACTCGAACGCCTCTATCTCTACCCTGGCCATGTTGAGGTAGTGCTCGACGACCTCTTCGCCGAAGGCCCTGCGGGCCACCTCGCTGTTCGCGAAAAGCTCGCGCGCCTCGTAGAGGTTGCGCGGCACGTGCGGTTTGTCCTGCGCGCCGTAGGCGTTGCCGACGAACTCCTCCTCCAGCGGCAGCTCGTTCTCGAGGCCGTAGAGCCCGGCGGCGATCATCGCGCTTATCCCCAGGTACGGGTTGACGTCCCCCCCGGGGATCCTGCACTCCACCCTGAGAGAGGGGCCGTGCCCCACGACGCGGAAAGCGCAGGTCCTGTTGTCCTTGCCCCAGGCGATGGCGGTCGGGGCGAAGGAGCCTGGCGCGTAGCGCTTGTAGGAGTTGATGTTGGGCGCCAGAAAGAGCATGAGCTCCCGGATGCAGGCGAGCTGCCCGGCCAGGAAGTGCTCGAAGGTCTTGGAGAAACCGTGTCCCCCAGAGAACACCGGCTCGCCGTCGTCCGTGCGGAGGCTAAGGTGTATGTGGCAGGAGTTTCCCTCCCGCTCGTTGAACTTGGGCATAAAGGTGATCGAGCAGCCCTCCTGGGAGGCGATCTCCTTCGCACCGTTCTTGTAGATGGAGTGCCCGTCGGCGGTGACGAGCGCCTCGTCGTACCTGAAGTTGATCTCGTGCTGGCCCAGGTTGCACTCGCCCTTGGCGTTCTCCACTTGCAGACCGGCTCCAGCCATGGAGTTGCGGATGCGCCGCAGTAAAGGCTCCACCCTCGTGGTCCCGAGCAACGAGTAGTCGACGTTGTACAGGTTGGCAGGCTCGAGGTCTCTGTACCCCTTGCGCCAGGCGTCCTCGTAGGCGTCGCGGAAGACGATGAACTCCAGCTCCGTACCCACGAACGCCCTGAGCCCCAAACCAGCGAGCCGCTCGAGCTGGCGGCGCAGAATCTGCCGCGGGGAGGCGGCCACCGGAGAACCGTCCTCCCATGCGAGGTCGCAGACGACGAGCGCGGTGCCCTCCAGCCAGGGTACGACCCTCAACGTGGAGAGGTCGGGCTTGAAGACAAAGTCCCCGTAACCGCGCTCCCAGGAGCTCATCGCGTAGCCGCCGACGGTGTTCATGTCCACGTCCACCGCCAGCAGGTAGTTGCAGCCCTCGGCGCCGTGCTCGACCACCTCCTCCAGAAAGTGCTCGGCGGTGAGCCGCTTGCCCTGCAGGCGCCCCTGCATGTCTGTCATGGCCACCAGAACGGTGTCTATGCTCCCCTCTTGGACCGCGCTGCGTAGGGCCTCAAGCTCCAGTATTCCCTGCCCGTGTCTAGTCTTCATCTCCCTCTCCCGACCGTGGATCATCCCGACAGCTCAGCCTCCGCCCTCTGCACGGCTTCGAACTCCTCTTCAGGCGCCTCGGCTACGAGGTGGTGCCTGCTGTAGAAGGCAAAATATGCTATCAGGATGGCATAGATGATGGCCGTGCCCACGAGCACCCGCGGATCCACCAAGAACCCGGCTATCACGGCAGCACAGGCGAGCATGAGCGCAACCCCCGAGGTGAGAACGCCGCCGGGCGTCCTGTAGGGCCTCTCCATCTCCGGCTCCTTGTACCGGAGAATGATGTGCGAGAGCATCATCAGCACGTAGGAGATGGTGGCCCCGAAGACCGCTATGAGGATGAGAAGGTCTCCCTGCCCGCTGAGCGAGAGCAGAAACCCGATGACCCCGGGGACAACGAGCGCAACCCACGGGACACGTCGCCGGTTCGTGACCGACAGCCACCGCGGCAGATATCCAGCCCTGGAGAGGGCAAAGATCTGCCGCGAGTAGGCGAAGATTATGGAGAAAAAGCTGGCGACGAGCCCGGCCAGCCCTACCACGTTGATGAAGCCGCTCAGCAGGTTGGGACCGCCGTAGGCGGCCTGCACCGCCTCCACGAGCGGGTTTCCGGAGTCCTGTATGGCCGCGGACCCCGCTCCGCCCGGACCAAAGATGAGTATGAGAGCGGCGAAAACCAGCAGAACAAGCATCCCCCCGATCAGACCTTTTGGCATATCGGTGGCGGGATCGCGGGTCTCTTCGGCCGCCAAGGGTACCCCTTCTATGGCGAGGAAGAACCAGATCGCGTAGGGCAGCGCCGCCCAGATCCCCAGGTAGCCGAAGGGAAGGAACTCGCTGGCACCGGCCGCATCTGCCGGAGCTATGTCAAAGAGGTTCGCCGCATCGAACTGTGGGATCATGCCGATCACGAACACGACCAGCGCCAAAGCGGCTACGGCCGTGATCGCAAACATGAGCTTGAGCGCTTCCCCCACCCCATACAGGTGTATCCCGACGAACAGCGCGTAGAAGAAGAGGTAGACCAACGGTCCCCCGAAGCCGACGAGCGACTCCACATAGGCGCCGATGAAGGTCGCTATGGCCGCCGGCGCGATCGCGTACTCGATCAGTATGGCCGTCCCGGTGAGGAAACCACCCCAAGGCCCCATCGCCCGCCGGGCAAACCCGTACCCAGCCCCTGCAACCGGTATGGCGGAGGAGAGCTCGGCCAGCGCAAGCACCATGGTGGTGTACATAGTGGCCATGAGAAGCGTGGCGATCAGCAGACCTCCCCAACCGCCCTGCGCAAGCCCGAAGTTCCAGCCGGCGAAATCCCCGGAGATCACGTAGGCCACGCCAAGCCCCGCAAGAAGCACCCACCCGGCCGCTCCTTTCTTGAGCTGGCGCCGCTCCAGATACTCGGCCCCGACGTGCTCGTACTCCACGCCCTGGACGCCTCGTCTCTCACCCCTGCTCACCCCGAAAACCCTCCTCTCCCTGTTTCCGCCTCGCCGCGACCGATCCCCACGAACCGCCACAAGCGAGATGACACGATACGGCGGGCACATTACCAGATACAAATTTGTACTTCAAGATGATAAAAAAGTAAGAAACGGGGATGACTCTGCCGCTGATAGAATCACGGGGGAGACTGGAGGTTTGTTTTTGGCTGCAGGGAGGTATGGCCTGACCACGCTCAGCAAGAGCCTGCTCTACGTTGAGGTAGAGCGTCAGATAGAGGATCTGCTGGTTCGGAAGCGGTACCGGGTGGGCGACAGGATCCCGCCGGAGGCGGAGCTGGTGGAGAGCCTCGGGGTCTCTCGGGCGACGGTGCGGGCCGGGCTGGGGAGGCTCGTAGAGAGGGGTCTTCTGGAGCGGCGCCAGGGAAGCGGCACGTTCCTGGTACGTCCCCCCGAGGGCGTACGGCTGCGCAACGGACTGGAGCGGCTGGAGTCCTATACGGTGCAGGCCGAGCGGCTGGGCCTGGAGCTCGGCAGCCGGGGACTCAAGGTGGAGAGGGTCGTCGCGGGATCCGAGGAGGCGTCTGC is a window of Rubrobacter xylanophilus DSM 9941 DNA encoding:
- the eat gene encoding ethanolamine permease, producing MSRGERRGVQGVEYEHVGAEYLERRQLKKGAAGWVLLAGLGVAYVISGDFAGWNFGLAQGGWGGLLIATLLMATMYTTMVLALAELSSAIPVAGAGYGFARRAMGPWGGFLTGTAILIEYAIAPAAIATFIGAYVESLVGFGGPLVYLFFYALFVGIHLYGVGEALKLMFAITAVAALALVVFVIGMIPQFDAANLFDIAPADAAGASEFLPFGYLGIWAALPYAIWFFLAIEGVPLAAEETRDPATDMPKGLIGGMLVLLVFAALILIFGPGGAGSAAIQDSGNPLVEAVQAAYGGPNLLSGFINVVGLAGLVASFFSIIFAYSRQIFALSRAGYLPRWLSVTNRRRVPWVALVVPGVIGFLLSLSGQGDLLILIAVFGATISYVLMMLSHIILRYKEPEMERPYRTPGGVLTSGVALMLACAAVIAGFLVDPRVLVGTAIIYAILIAYFAFYSRHHLVAEAPEEEFEAVQRAEAELSG
- a CDS encoding glutamine synthetase family protein; this encodes MKTRHGQGILELEALRSAVQEGSIDTVLVAMTDMQGRLQGKRLTAEHFLEEVVEHGAEGCNYLLAVDVDMNTVGGYAMSSWERGYGDFVFKPDLSTLRVVPWLEGTALVVCDLAWEDGSPVAASPRQILRRQLERLAGLGLRAFVGTELEFIVFRDAYEDAWRKGYRDLEPANLYNVDYSLLGTTRVEPLLRRIRNSMAGAGLQVENAKGECNLGQHEINFRYDEALVTADGHSIYKNGAKEIASQEGCSITFMPKFNEREGNSCHIHLSLRTDDGEPVFSGGHGFSKTFEHFLAGQLACIRELMLFLAPNINSYKRYAPGSFAPTAIAWGKDNRTCAFRVVGHGPSLRVECRIPGGDVNPYLGISAMIAAGLYGLENELPLEEEFVGNAYGAQDKPHVPRNLYEARELFANSEVARRAFGEEVVEHYLNMARVEIEAFESAVTDWERYRNFERL
- a CDS encoding gamma-glutamyl-gamma-aminobutyrate hydrolase family protein is translated as MRPRVGITAAVERISYGAWKEVEAALSPIGYVRAVSEAGGRALLLPPDPEDAERPEDVLGLIDALVLTGGAGDVDPARYGQRPHPRTGPVQPGRDAYEILLARAAVERDLPVLGICRGMQILNVAFGGSLEQHLPEVVGHEDHRRVPGKFSEHEVSLKPGSLAARACGGERIGAKSHHHQGIRDVGEGFVPTGWAADGTVEAIEMPGKRFVLGVLWHPEEDRESRLIRALVEEVHLVDRGS
- a CDS encoding aldehyde dehydrogenase family protein; amino-acid sequence: MIEVVNPATEEVLKRLEPASSSEVDAAVDRAKRAFPGWRDVPPAERARLLGRLAEALDAEREDLARTESLNVGKPLSAARAEMKMVVDTFAYYAGAPERLLGETIPVAGGVDMTFREPLGVVGLIVPWNFPLQITSWKVAPALAAGNTVVLKPAELTPLTALKLERIAGEAGIPEGVLNVVVGPGEIVGKRLVEHPEVAKIAFTGSTEVGRKIMAGAAGTVKRVTLELGGKSASIVFADADLEKAAAAAPLAVFDNAGQDCCARSRILVERGAFERFMSLLEPAVKELRVGDPQDETTQMGPLISASHREKVASYVTEEAPVAIRGEAPDGKGFWYPPTVLAPVSNKDRVAREEIFGPVAAVIPFEDEEEAVRLANDTIYGLSGSVWTRDVARALRVARRVETGTLSINSNTSVRVSTPFGGFKQSGVGRELGPHALEHYTEVKNVFVATEEG